Proteins encoded in a region of the Podarcis muralis chromosome 6, rPodMur119.hap1.1, whole genome shotgun sequence genome:
- the LOC114597884 gene encoding glucose-dependent insulinotropic receptor-like yields MPDTLCTVLHAFLSVFIPSSNLLVIIVICQLRKKKPSRNYVFILNLAAADLLVGVMCIGEALDDATDALFDRNLYICLLRICMSITPCIGSILTLLLVSLDRYLAVKLPLHYPTLMSKKPIVFSLVVLWTVSFLVGHMPLIFSQLQQSELSGSCGVLAAAKSDYLYIICFGIYIPALLTLVCLHISVGRIAYLHQKQIQRVCLHPDTPTAPLRHFKALRTVLIVIICFVLFWSPYYVAAIVKATCTSCILSSQLKDLLYILGEANSLINPFIYSLYSKDIRTQLVKMLKCKGKGQIKPHRSNRLAVTHFNIINQSDLPCGGNSSGDQPPKSPPFNSFRGVLTIS; encoded by the coding sequence ATGCCGGATACCTTGTGTACAGTGCTACATGCCTTCTTAAGCGTCTTCATCCCATCATCTAACCTCTTGGTGATCATAGTCATCTGTCAGCTGAGAAAGAAGAAACCAAGCAGAAACTATGTCTTCATCCTTAACTTGGCAGCTGCTGATCTGCTGGTTGGTGTGATGTGCATTGGGGAAGCTTTGGATGATGCGACAGATGCACTATTTGACCGAAATCTGTATATTTGTCTCTTGCGGATCTGCATGAGCATCACTCCTTGCATTGGGTCCATTCTCACCTTGCTTTTGGTTTCTCTGGACAGGTACTTGGCAGTGAAGCTGCCTCTTCATTACCCTACACTGATGAGCAAGAAACCTATAGTCTTCTCTCTTGTTGTCCTGTGGACGGTTTCCTTCTTGGTGGGACACATGCCGCTTATTTTCTCACAACTTCAACAGAGTGAACTCTCGGGTAGCTGTGGGGTCCTGGCAGCAGCCAAGAGTGACTACCTGTACATAATCTGCTTTGGCATCTATATCCCTGCCTTGCTGACCTTGGTCTGTTTACATATCTCGGTGGGGAGGATTGCTTATCTTCATCAGAAGCAGATCCAGCGTGTCTGCTTGCACCCAGATACCCCTACTGCTCCTCTCCGCCATTTCAAAGCTCTGAGGACAGTCCTCATTGTGATTATCTGTTTTGTCCTCTTCTGGAGCCCTTATTATGTAGCTGCCATTGTGAAAGCTACTTGTACCTCCTGCATCCTGAGCTCACAGCTGAAGGATTTGTTATACATTTTAGGAGAAGCCAATTCTCTGATAAATCCTTTTATCTATTCGCTATATAGCAAGGATATAAGAACCCAGTTGGTCAAAATGTTGAAGTGTAAGGGAAAGGGACAAATAAAACCCCACAGGTCTAACAGGTTGGCAGTGACCCATTTCAACATCATAAACCAAAGTGACTTACCCTGCGGAGGAAATTCATCTGGGGATCAACCCCCTAAATCTCCTCCCTTCAACAGTTTCAGAGGAGTACTCACCATTTCTTGA